One genomic window of Ilyobacter polytropus DSM 2926 includes the following:
- the mnmE gene encoding tRNA uridine-5-carboxymethylaminomethyl(34) synthesis GTPase MnmE: protein MFDTIAAISTPRGEGGIGIVRMSGDDSIKILSKVFRAKSEKKVEDLKSHTINYGHIYDGEVLLDEVMVSFLKGPKTYTREDIVEINCHGGYLITEKILELLLKKGARIAEQGEFTRRAFLNGRLDLTQAEAVMDIIHGKTDKSISLSLNQLRGDLKNQIGILKKMILDVAAHVNVVLDYPEEGIDDPLPDNLMDNLLEVLKSSDVLIASYDKGKMIKEGVKTAIVGKPNVGKSSLLNTILKEERAIVTHIAGTTRDIIEEVINLKGIPLILVDTAGIRTTDDVIENIGVKKSEDLIDKADLVLFVVDGSRELEEEDIKVHDQLNADKVIGILNKIDMERKLDLTPLNKVGKWIEISATENLGISNMEDEIYKYIISGQVEDSSQKLIITNVRHKSALEKTKQAVENILETINMGLPMDLMAVDLKEALDSLSEVTGEISTEDLLDHVFSNFCVGK, encoded by the coding sequence ATGTTTGATACAATTGCTGCCATTTCGACCCCTAGAGGCGAGGGTGGGATAGGAATAGTGAGAATGTCCGGAGACGATTCTATAAAGATATTGTCTAAGGTATTCAGAGCAAAATCAGAAAAAAAGGTAGAAGATCTAAAAAGCCACACAATAAATTATGGTCATATCTATGATGGAGAAGTTCTTTTAGATGAGGTTATGGTATCTTTTTTGAAAGGTCCTAAAACTTATACGAGAGAAGATATTGTAGAGATCAACTGTCACGGTGGATATCTTATTACAGAAAAGATTTTGGAACTTCTTTTGAAAAAAGGTGCCAGAATTGCAGAGCAGGGTGAGTTTACTAGAAGAGCTTTTTTAAATGGAAGGTTAGATCTTACTCAGGCTGAAGCTGTAATGGATATAATTCACGGAAAGACAGATAAAAGTATATCCCTTTCCCTCAACCAGCTGAGAGGAGATTTGAAAAATCAGATAGGTATACTAAAAAAAATGATTCTTGATGTGGCGGCTCACGTGAATGTGGTATTAGATTATCCAGAAGAGGGTATAGATGATCCTTTACCTGATAATCTTATGGATAATTTACTAGAAGTTCTCAAAAGTTCAGATGTCTTGATAGCCTCTTATGATAAGGGTAAAATGATAAAAGAGGGTGTAAAAACAGCCATAGTGGGTAAACCAAATGTAGGTAAATCCAGTCTTTTAAATACCATATTAAAAGAGGAAAGAGCCATAGTCACTCATATAGCAGGGACAACAAGGGATATAATAGAGGAAGTTATAAACCTAAAAGGGATCCCTCTTATACTAGTTGATACAGCCGGAATAAGGACTACTGATGATGTTATTGAGAATATAGGTGTAAAAAAATCAGAAGATCTTATAGATAAAGCTGATCTTGTACTCTTTGTGGTTGATGGTTCTAGGGAATTAGAAGAGGAAGATATCAAAGTTCACGACCAGCTTAATGCAGATAAAGTTATAGGTATCTTAAATAAGATAGATATGGAAAGAAAACTTGATCTGACTCCTTTAAATAAGGTCGGAAAATGGATAGAAATATCTGCAACTGAGAATTTGGGAATTTCCAACATGGAGGATGAAATATATAAATATATAATTTCAGGCCAAGTAGAGGATAGTTCTCAAAAGCTAATAATTACAAATGTGAGACATAAATCTGCCTTGGAAAAAACCAAGCAGGCAGTGGAAAATATATTGGAAACGATAAATATGGGATTGCCTATGGACCTTATGGCAGTGGATTTGAAAGAAGCACTTGATTCACTTTCTGAGGTAACTGGTGAGATATCTACAGAGGATCTTCTAGATCATGTTTTCAGCAATTTTTGTGTAGGAAAATAA
- the mnmG gene encoding tRNA uridine-5-carboxymethylaminomethyl(34) synthesis enzyme MnmG, with translation MNRMEFDVIVVGGGHAGCEAALASARLGKKTAMFTMYLDNIAMMSCNPSIGGPGKSHLVAEIDVLGGEIGRHTDRYNLQLKHLNTSKGPAARITRGQADKYWYRVKMKEIIENTPGLEVIQETIDEIITEDGHVTGVISSLGIEYKAKSVVLATGTFLKAKVVIGDVVYPAGRQGEGSAEELSESLLKNGIDLERYQTATPPRIDKRTVDFSKLKEMHGEENPNFFSLFTKKEKNRTVPTWLTHTTEKTIDVARELLHFSPIVTGVIKTHGPRHCPSLDRKVLNFPDKKDHQIFLEMESMESNELYVNGLTTAMPPFAQEKMMRTIAGLENAEIMRYGYAVEYDYAPAYQLYPSLENKKVRNLYFAGQINGTSGYEEAATQGFMAGVNAARKVDKKDPVIIDRSEAYIGVLIDDIIHKKTPEPYRVLPSRAEYRLTLRFDNAFMRLLDKSREIGIISEDKIEYLENCIKNIDLEVQRLKQESVPLSKANELLEKKGEKQRVVKGVTVSDILKFKNVSYEDLAYITDIQEFPDFVKNQIETIIKYEVFIDRERSQIEKFKKLESLKIPEDFDFSEIKGVSNIARHGMEEVQPISIGEATRISGVTGHDIALLIAHIERMKKDQ, from the coding sequence ATGAACAGGATGGAATTTGATGTTATAGTTGTAGGTGGAGGTCATGCAGGATGTGAAGCTGCCCTTGCATCAGCAAGACTGGGTAAAAAAACTGCTATGTTTACAATGTATCTTGACAATATAGCAATGATGTCTTGCAATCCATCAATAGGTGGACCTGGAAAAAGTCATCTTGTGGCAGAAATAGATGTTTTAGGTGGAGAGATAGGTAGACATACAGACAGGTATAATCTTCAGTTAAAGCATCTAAACACGAGCAAAGGACCTGCTGCTAGAATAACAAGAGGTCAGGCAGATAAATATTGGTACAGGGTAAAAATGAAAGAGATAATAGAAAATACACCTGGATTAGAAGTTATTCAAGAGACAATAGATGAAATTATTACTGAAGATGGACACGTAACAGGAGTAATTTCATCCCTAGGAATAGAATATAAAGCAAAGAGTGTAGTTTTGGCTACAGGGACATTTTTAAAAGCTAAAGTTGTAATTGGAGATGTTGTGTATCCTGCAGGCAGACAAGGAGAAGGCTCTGCAGAAGAGCTTTCTGAAAGTCTTTTGAAAAATGGTATTGATTTAGAAAGATACCAGACAGCAACCCCTCCTAGAATAGATAAGAGAACTGTTGATTTTTCAAAGCTGAAAGAGATGCACGGAGAGGAAAATCCAAACTTCTTCTCGTTATTTACTAAAAAAGAAAAAAACAGAACTGTTCCTACTTGGCTGACTCATACAACGGAAAAAACAATAGATGTGGCGAGAGAACTTCTTCATTTTTCCCCTATAGTAACAGGTGTGATAAAAACCCATGGTCCGAGACACTGTCCTTCATTAGACAGAAAGGTTTTGAATTTTCCTGATAAAAAAGATCACCAGATATTTTTGGAAATGGAGTCGATGGAATCAAATGAACTTTATGTAAATGGTCTAACTACAGCTATGCCTCCATTTGCACAAGAGAAAATGATGAGAACAATAGCTGGACTTGAGAATGCAGAAATAATGAGATATGGTTATGCTGTAGAATATGACTATGCTCCCGCATATCAGCTTTATCCAAGCCTTGAAAATAAAAAAGTTAGGAATTTATATTTTGCAGGACAGATAAACGGTACTTCTGGATATGAAGAGGCTGCAACTCAGGGATTCATGGCAGGAGTAAATGCCGCTAGAAAAGTAGATAAAAAAGACCCAGTAATAATAGATAGAAGTGAAGCCTATATAGGGGTTCTTATAGATGATATAATTCACAAAAAAACTCCAGAACCTTATAGAGTACTGCCGTCAAGGGCTGAATATAGGTTAACACTTAGATTTGACAATGCCTTTATGAGATTATTAGATAAGTCGAGAGAGATAGGTATAATTTCAGAGGATAAAATAGAGTATTTGGAAAACTGTATAAAAAATATAGACCTTGAGGTACAAAGACTTAAGCAGGAAAGTGTTCCATTATCTAAAGCCAACGAACTCCTAGAAAAAAAAGGAGAAAAGCAAAGAGTAGTAAAAGGTGTAACTGTCAGTGATATACTCAAATTTAAAAATGTATCTTATGAAGATCTGGCTTATATAACAGATATACAGGAATTTCCGGACTTTGTAAAAAATCAGATAGAGACAATAATAAAATATGAGGTGTTTATCGATAGGGAAAGATCTCAAATTGAAAAATTTAAAAAATTAGAAAGTCTTAAAATTCCTGAAGATTTCGATTTTTCTGAAATAAAAGGTGTATCTAATATAGCAAGGCACGGCATGGAAGAAGTACAGCCTATTTCTATAGGAGAAGCCACTAGAATAAGTGGAGTGACGGGACATGACATAGCTCTTCTTATAGCCCATATTGAAAGAATGAAAAAAGACCAGTAA